From the genome of Labrus bergylta chromosome 4, fLabBer1.1, whole genome shotgun sequence, one region includes:
- the LOC109984062 gene encoding organic cation/carnitine transporter 2-like: MSAEKIRDFDESTAFLGDYGLFQVLIIVLLSLSAIPCGYMGLIVVFVSDTPEHHCKVSVNSTRNGTDVESTSSWIGPDSCSRYKLTDNGTESAISNERCVDGWVFSTERYSSTIVSEWDLVCENAWKVPFSTSLFFVGVLIGSFISGHLSDRFGRKPVFFFTMVLQTVTALIQATSVSWVMFCILNCLRGLSQISNYVTSLVLGCEMLGQSARVRFTLLGHSVGFGLGYALLPLVAYFIRGWRMLLVASAIPSFLFIPSWWVIPESPRWLLQKGRLEEAERVIRNAAKRNRVPAPEIIFRAGDCLESMQNNGEEVHTYTYVDLIRTPNMRNITILGNLIWLSVSMVFYGLSLNTSSLHGNVYLNCFLSAVIDIGAYIAMWVLLKRVPRPTLLFTALMFCGILLLLLQLVPEDMPVMFQVLVLVGKMGVSGAYSFIYVIFTELIPTVVRNMGLGMVSTAARIGTVICPFVVYVGVYSKILPYIIFGTISIMAAAVSMLLPDTRNNKLPDLISQAKPIRNFSCQ, encoded by the exons ATGTCGGCGGAGAAAATCCGAGACTTCGATGAGAGCACGGCTTTTTTGGGAGACTATGGCCTCTTTCAAGTTCTGATCATAGTTCTGCTCAGTTTAAGTGCAATTCCGTGCGGGTACATGGGGTTGATCGTCGTTTTCGTCTCGGATACGCCCGAGCACCACTGCAAAGTGTCAGTCAACTCCACGCGCAACGGCACAGATGTTGAGAGCACGAGCAGCTGGATCGGACCTGACAGCTGTTCACGGTACAAGTTGACCGACAACGGGACAGAGTCAGCGATCAGCAATGAGCGATGTGTGGACGGATGGGTGTTTAGCACGGAGAGATACAGCTCTACTATTGTGTCTGAG TGGGATCTGGTGTGTGAAAATGCATGGAAGGTCCCATTTTCCACCTCCCTATTCTTTGTAGGTGTCCTGATTGGATCCTTTATAAGTGGTCATCTATCAGACAG GTTTGGCAGAAAGCCggtgttttttttcaccatggTCTTACAAACCGTCACAGCGTTGATCCAGGCCACCTCCGTTAGCTGGGTGATGTTCTGTATCCTTAACTGTTTGCGAGGACTCAGCCAGATATCCAATTATGTCACATCACTTGTACTGG GCTGTGAGATGCTTGGCCAGTCTGCCCGGGTCCGCTTCACTCTGCTGGGTCACAGTGTAGGATTTGGCCTCGGGTATGCCTTGTTGCCGCTTGTTGCCTATTTCATACGAGGCTGGAGGATGCTGCTGGTTGCGAGTGCCATCCCCAGCTTCTTATTTATTCCATCATGGTG gGTGATTCCTGAGTCTCCACGTTGGCTTTTGCAGAAAGGTCGGTTAGAGGAGGCTGAGCGTGTCATACGTAATGCAGCCAAAAGGAACAGAGTCCCCGCCCCTGAGATCATATTCAGAGCCGGAGACTGCTTGGAGTCAATG CAAAACAATGGTGAAGAGGTGCACACATACACTTATGTGGACCTGATACGCACCCCTAACATGAGGAATATTACAATTCTAGGAAATCTCATTTG GCTCTCTGTCTCCATGGTCTTCTATGGTCTCTCTCTCAATACAAGCAGCCTGCATGGAAATGTCTACCTCAACTGCTTCCTCTCAGCAGTCATTGACATCGGGGCGTACATAgccatgtgggtgctgctgaaacgTGTGCCTCGACCCACCCTCCTCTTCACTGCTCTGATGTTCTGTGGCATCCTGCTTCTGCTCCTCCAGCTGGTTCCTGAAG ACATGCCTGTCATGTTCCAGGTGTTGGTCTTGGTGGGAAAGATGGGCGTGTCTGGTGCGTACAGCTTCATTTATGTGATTTTCACTGAACTGATCCCAACCGTGGTCAGGAACATGGGCTTAGGGATGGTATCCACAGCGGCACGCATAGGCACCGTCATTTGTCCTTTTGTGGTATATGTGG GTGTCTACAGCAAGATCTTGCCGTACATTATTTTTGGCACAATTAGCATCATGGCTGCTGCTGTTAGTATGCTGCTACCAGACACCAGAAACAACAAACTTCCAGATCTTATCAGCCAGGCCAAACCCATCAGAAA CTTCAGCTGTCAATAG